The following proteins are encoded in a genomic region of Brachypodium distachyon strain Bd21 chromosome 1, Brachypodium_distachyon_v3.0, whole genome shotgun sequence:
- the LOC100834582 gene encoding protein C2-DOMAIN ABA-RELATED 5, with product MECLLGLIKVRVVRGVKLAICDPLTHSSDPYVVLRLGQQKVKSSIKYKTINPEWNEDLTLSITNWTIPVKIEVFDHDTFTKDDSMGDAEFSILDFVEVAKKDLTNVSDGTVMKTIHPENENCFAAESQIVWKEGKVSQDIVLRLRNTETGELILHLEWVSIPGLGH from the exons ATGGAGTGCCTGCTGGGGCTGATCAAGGTGCGGGTGGTGCGCGGGGTGAAGCTTGCCATCTGCGACCCCCTCACCCACAGCAGCGACCCCTACGTCGTCCTCCGCCTCGGACAACAG AAAGTAAAGTCCAGTATCAAATATAAAACCATCAACCCAGAGTGGAACGAGGACCTCACCTTGTCTATCACAAACTGGACGATCCCGGTTAAGATT GAAGTCTTTGACCATGATACTTTCACCAAGGATGACAGCATGGGCGATGCAGAGTTCTCCATCCTCGACTTCGTCGAGGTCGCCAAGAAGGACCTGACCAATGTCTCGGACGGCACAGTGATGAAGACGATCCACCCTGAGAACGAGAACTGCTTCGCGGCCGAGAGCCAGATCGTATGGAAGGAAGGCAAGGTTTCCCAGGACATTGTCCTGAGGCTGAGGAACACCGAGACCGGCGAGCTCATCCTGCACCTGGAGTGGGTAAGCATCCCAGGTCTCGGGCATTGA